The following proteins come from a genomic window of Maribacter sp. HTCC2170:
- a CDS encoding bifunctional 4-hydroxy-2-oxoglutarate aldolase/2-dehydro-3-deoxy-phosphogluconate aldolase, translating to MAQYSRIEVAQVMKETGMIPLFYHPDVELGKEVLKACYKGGARLMEFTARGDFAFEVFAELNKFAISELPGMIMGVGSITDAGAASMFMQMGANFVVTPSLREDIAIVCNRRKVLWSPGCGSLTEINRAEELGCEIIKLFPGDIYGPGFVKGIKGPQPWTSIMPTGGVSTEESNLKGWFNAGVTCVGMGSKLISKEILKNKDYNQLEEKVKDTLALIAKLRG from the coding sequence ATGGCTCAATATTCAAGAATTGAAGTAGCGCAGGTGATGAAAGAAACAGGCATGATTCCTTTGTTCTATCATCCCGATGTCGAACTTGGCAAAGAAGTCTTAAAAGCATGTTATAAAGGCGGGGCTAGATTAATGGAGTTTACGGCCCGTGGTGATTTCGCTTTCGAAGTATTTGCCGAACTCAATAAATTTGCAATTAGCGAATTGCCAGGAATGATAATGGGAGTGGGTTCAATTACAGATGCCGGAGCAGCCTCTATGTTCATGCAGATGGGCGCAAACTTTGTAGTTACACCATCGTTGAGAGAAGATATAGCAATTGTCTGCAACAGAAGAAAAGTGTTGTGGTCTCCAGGCTGCGGTTCTCTGACAGAAATAAATAGGGCAGAGGAATTAGGGTGTGAGATTATTAAACTATTCCCTGGGGATATTTATGGGCCTGGATTTGTTAAAGGAATAAAAGGACCCCAACCTTGGACAAGCATTATGCCTACAGGAGGAGTAAGCACTGAGGAGTCTAATTTGAAAGGATGGTTCAATGCGGGAGTAACTTGTGTTGGTATGGGATCAAAGCTCATAAGCAAGGAAATTTTGAAAAATAAGGATTACAACCAATTAGAGGAGAAGGTAAAAGATACTTTGGCTTTAATAGCTAAACTTCGCGGTTGA